One region of Populus trichocarpa isolate Nisqually-1 chromosome 4, P.trichocarpa_v4.1, whole genome shotgun sequence genomic DNA includes:
- the LOC7494326 gene encoding equilibrative nucleotide transporter 3, with product MEGSSQSEAPRRLEGKYLGMACCWALGLATLVAWNCMLTIEDYYYKLFPKYHPARLLTLIYMPFAVVSMALLTYYESKIDTRKRNLSGLVLFFLSSLLLLLLDLASSGKGGIGNFIGIGAIAGSFGVADALLQGGMVGDLFFMCPEFLQSYLAGIAASGFLISALRLLTKAAFEKFPNGLRKGVILFLVISIFFEFLCILVYAFLFPKLPIVKYYRLKASTEGSNTVSADLAAGGIHINQEDENEAKRHERLSNKELFFENIDYAVDLILIFVLTLSIVPGFIYEDTGSHQLHSWYALVLITMFNACDLISRYIPLVEFLKLKSRKGLMIAVLSRFLLIPAFYFTAKYSDQGWMILLISFLGLTNGYLTVCVITEAPKGYKGPEQNALGNLLVLCVLCGVFAGVALDWLWL from the exons ATGGAAGGTTCCAGTCAAAGTGAGGCTCCAAGAAGACTCGAG GGAAAGTATTTAGGGATGGCATGTTGTTGGGCTCTTGGACTTGCAACACTTGTCGCATGGAACTGCATGCTGACAATCGAAGATTACTACTATAAATTGTTCCCG AAATACCATCCTGCGAGGCTGCTCACTCTCATTTACATGCCATTTGCTGTTGTATCTATGGCTTTACTGACATATTATGAGTCCAAGATCGATACTCGAAAGCGCAACCTATCTGGCCTCGTACTTTTCTTTTTGAGTTCGTTGTTGCTTCTACTT TTGGATTTAGCTTCATCAGGTAAAGGTGGAATTGGAAATTTCATTGGTATAGGTGCAATTGCAGGTTCTTTCGGAGTTGCAGATGCCCTCCTTCAAGGTGGGATGGTTGGAGACCTATTTTTTATGTGCCCTGAATTCCTTCAG TCCTACCTTGCTGGTATAGCTGCATCAGGTTTTCTAATCTCTGCTCTGAGACTACTAACAAAAGCAGCATTTGAAAAATTCCCTAATGGTCTTCGCAAAGGAGTTA TACTATTTTTAGTGATCTCCATTTTCTTTGAGTTTCTATGCATTCTGGTATATGCATTTCTCTTCCCCAAACTGCCAATAGTGAAGTACTACCGCCTGAAGGCATCCACTGAAGGATCAAACACTGTCTCAGCTGACCTTGCAGCTGGTGGCATACACATAAACCAAGAG GATGAAAATGAAGCGAAACGCCATGAGAGGTTGAGCAACAAGGAATTATTCTTTGAGAACATAGACTATGCAGTTGACCTAATTCTTATATTTGTGCTGACATTATCAATAGTTCCTGGCTTTATATATGAAGATACTGGATCACACCAGTTACATTCATG GTATGCACTTGTTCTGATTACAATGTTCAATGCATGCGATCTGATATCAAGATACATTCCTCTTGTGGAATTCCTGAAGCTGAAGTCCAGAAAGGGCCTTATGATCGCAGTACTCTCTCGTTTTCTTCTCATTCCAGCATTTTACTTCACGGCAAAGTACAGTGATCAGGGATGGATGATCCTCCTAATTTCCTTCTTGGGATTAACCAATGGCTATCTCACAGTCTGTGTTATTACAGAAGCACCCAAAGGTTACAAG GGACCTGAACAAAATGCCTTGGGTAATTTGCTGGTGCTATGTGTATTATGTGGTGTTTTTGCAGGGGTAGCCCTTGATTGGTTGTGGCTTTAG